One segment of Actinomycetota bacterium DNA contains the following:
- a CDS encoding HypC/HybG/HupF family hydrogenase formation chaperone, which translates to MCLGIPGEVIELLDRNDLAKVDVSGVRRSINIGLLENENVQPGDWVLIHVGFALSKIDEDEAAAALAFLEGVGQSYTDELDALAQSSID; encoded by the coding sequence TCCCGGTGAGGTGATCGAGCTCCTGGACCGCAACGACCTGGCGAAAGTGGATGTCAGCGGCGTGCGGCGGAGCATCAACATCGGTCTCCTCGAGAACGAGAACGTGCAGCCCGGCGACTGGGTGCTGATCCACGTCGGCTTCGCTCTGTCCAAAATCGACGAGGACGAGGCGGCCGCCGCGCTCGCCTTCCTCGAGGGCGTTGGCCAGTCCTACACCGACGAGCTCGACGCCCTGGCCCAATCCAGCATCGATTAG
- the hypD gene encoding hydrogenase formation protein HypD has protein sequence MRFVDEFRDAEKAQALSAQIASLCEPGRHYSFMEVCGGHTHTIYKHGLEDYLPESISLVHGPGCPVCVIPMGRLDDAIYIAEQPDVIMTSFGDMMRVPGGKGSFFDAKAKGADIRMVYSPLDSLKIARDNPNKKVVFMAIGFETTAPSTAMTVLRAKADGLENFSIFCNHVTIIPAIKAILDSPDMRLDGFLGPGHVSTVIGCKPYEFIARDHNKPLVCAGFEPLDILASVYQLMVQVKEGRSVVENQYTRVVPWEGNLKALQVINEVMELRPYFEWRGLGFISHSALKVRDAYKQFDAEEIFHIPGIRVADPKACQCGEVLKGVIKPWECKVFGTACTPETPIGTCMVSPEGACAAYYNFGRFTRERVKEATRR, from the coding sequence GTGAGATTTGTTGACGAGTTCCGTGACGCAGAGAAGGCCCAGGCCCTCTCGGCCCAGATCGCCAGCCTGTGCGAGCCGGGCCGCCACTACAGCTTCATGGAGGTATGCGGGGGCCACACGCACACCATCTACAAGCACGGCCTCGAGGACTACCTCCCCGAGAGCATCTCGCTGGTCCACGGCCCGGGCTGCCCGGTGTGCGTGATCCCCATGGGGCGCCTGGACGACGCCATCTACATCGCCGAGCAGCCCGACGTGATCATGACCTCCTTTGGCGACATGATGCGGGTGCCGGGTGGCAAGGGCTCCTTCTTCGACGCCAAGGCCAAGGGGGCCGACATCCGGATGGTGTACTCGCCCCTGGACTCGTTGAAGATCGCCCGGGACAACCCGAACAAGAAGGTGGTCTTCATGGCCATCGGCTTCGAGACCACGGCGCCCTCCACCGCCATGACGGTGCTGCGGGCGAAGGCGGATGGCCTGGAGAATTTCTCGATCTTCTGCAACCACGTCACGATCATCCCGGCGATCAAGGCGATCCTCGACTCGCCCGACATGCGCCTCGACGGCTTCCTCGGGCCGGGCCACGTCTCGACCGTGATCGGCTGCAAGCCCTACGAGTTCATTGCCCGGGACCACAACAAGCCCCTGGTGTGCGCCGGCTTCGAGCCGCTCGACATCCTCGCCTCGGTCTACCAGCTGATGGTCCAGGTCAAAGAGGGCCGCTCCGTGGTGGAGAACCAGTACACCCGGGTGGTCCCCTGGGAAGGCAACCTCAAGGCCCTGCAGGTCATCAACGAGGTCATGGAGCTGCGCCCCTACTTCGAATGGCGGGGCCTGGGCTTCATCTCGCACTCGGCGCTCAAGGTGCGGGACGCCTACAAGCAGTTCGATGCCGAAGAGATCTTCCACATCCCGGGTATCCGGGTGGCTGACCCCAAGGCCTGCCAGTGCGGCGAGGTCCTGAAGGGCGTCATCAAGCCCTGGGAATGCAAGGTCTTCGGGACCGCCTGCACCCCGGAGACGCCCATCGGCACCTGCATGGTGTCCCCTGAGGGCGCCTGTGCCGCCTACTACAACTTCGGGCGGTTCACCCGGGAGCGGGTCAAGGAGGCGACACGGAGGTGA
- the hypE gene encoding hydrogenase expression/formation protein HypE yields MTPDAPSGASGLSAQDMLPGGGEGSERSADWAEAAVAEAAAPEDHELAQYELGAKTLTQEEQVLQRIDRARRRKARLKEERVTLAHGAGGKATHTLIDALFLEAFRNPILEAMEDQATLTVNGTRLAFTTDSFVVHPLFFPGGNIGDLAVNGTVNDLAVSGARPLALSAGFILEEGFPVADLQLIASSMAAAAAAAGVQIVTGDTKVVQKGLADGCYINTSGIGVIERDVSLGAANVRPGDAVLVSGPIGDHGITIMLARGELDIESDITSDTAALHDLINTLLDATSGVRCMRDATRGGVATILNEVARASNVAVVVDERAVPTRAEVRGASEILGIDPLYVACEGRLVIIVDGAEADAALAALRSHPLGEGSAIIGTVKDDPPTLVLLKTEFGGTRIVDMLIGDPLPRIC; encoded by the coding sequence GTGACGCCGGACGCGCCGAGCGGCGCATCCGGGCTGTCCGCCCAGGACATGCTCCCGGGCGGCGGCGAGGGCTCCGAGCGCTCGGCGGACTGGGCCGAGGCAGCGGTCGCCGAGGCGGCTGCCCCCGAGGACCACGAGCTGGCGCAGTACGAGCTGGGGGCCAAGACGCTCACCCAGGAGGAGCAGGTGCTCCAGCGGATCGACCGCGCCCGCCGCCGGAAGGCCCGCCTGAAGGAGGAGCGCGTCACCCTGGCGCACGGCGCCGGCGGGAAGGCCACGCACACCCTGATCGACGCCCTCTTCCTGGAGGCGTTCCGCAACCCCATCCTGGAGGCGATGGAGGACCAGGCGACGCTGACGGTCAATGGCACCCGCCTGGCCTTCACCACCGACTCCTTCGTGGTCCACCCGCTGTTCTTCCCGGGCGGCAACATCGGCGACCTGGCGGTGAACGGCACCGTCAACGACCTGGCGGTGTCGGGGGCGCGGCCCCTGGCGCTGTCGGCCGGCTTCATCCTGGAGGAGGGCTTCCCGGTGGCCGACCTCCAGCTCATCGCCTCCTCGATGGCGGCCGCGGCCGCCGCCGCCGGGGTGCAGATCGTCACCGGGGACACCAAGGTGGTGCAGAAGGGCCTGGCCGACGGGTGCTACATCAACACCTCCGGCATCGGGGTCATCGAGCGGGACGTCTCCCTGGGCGCCGCCAACGTCCGGCCGGGCGACGCGGTGCTGGTCTCCGGCCCGATCGGCGACCACGGCATCACCATCATGCTGGCCCGGGGCGAGCTGGACATCGAGTCCGACATCACCTCGGACACCGCCGCGCTCCACGACCTCATCAACACGCTGCTCGATGCCACTTCCGGCGTGCGCTGCATGCGGGATGCCACCCGGGGTGGCGTCGCCACCATCTTGAACGAGGTGGCCCGGGCGTCCAACGTGGCGGTGGTGGTGGACGAGCGGGCGGTGCCCACCCGGGCCGAGGTCCGGGGGGCGAGCGAGATCCTGGGCATCGACCCCCTCTACGTGGCCTGCGAGGGCCGTCTGGTGATCATCGTGGACGGGGCCGAGGCGGACGCCGCCCTGGCGGCGCTGCGCTCCCACCCCCTGGGCGAGGGCTCGGCCATCATCGGCACCGTGAAGGACGACCCTCCCACGCTCGTGCTGCTCAAGACCGAGTTCGGCGGTACCCGGATCGTCGACATGCTCATCGGCGACCCCCTGCCTCGCATCTGCTGA
- the hypB gene encoding hydrogenase nickel incorporation protein HypB: protein MCTTCGCGSEDAVVTGFGDAAGHTHHHHDGEAAPHVHADPTGRTIVLEQAILAKNDALADQNRSWFRERGMLVVNLMSSPGSGKTTLLERTIRDLSGEFPLAVVEGDQETLLDANRIKAAGARVVQINTGSGCHLDAGMVSRSLSVLAPEDRSVLLIENVGNLVCPALFDLGERAKVVIMSVTEGHDKPLKYPQMFRAGELMVINKVDLVPYVNFDVEQCITYARQINPKLEVVSVSATRGDGLEGWYDWLRAQR from the coding sequence ATGTGCACGACGTGCGGATGCGGGAGCGAGGACGCGGTGGTCACCGGCTTCGGGGACGCCGCGGGACACACCCACCACCACCACGATGGCGAGGCGGCCCCGCACGTCCACGCCGACCCCACCGGGCGCACCATCGTCTTGGAGCAGGCGATCCTGGCCAAGAACGACGCCCTGGCGGACCAGAACCGGTCCTGGTTCCGGGAGCGGGGGATGCTGGTCGTCAACCTGATGAGCTCCCCGGGCTCGGGCAAGACCACGCTGCTGGAGCGCACGATCCGGGACCTGTCCGGCGAGTTCCCGCTCGCCGTCGTCGAGGGCGACCAGGAGACGCTCTTGGACGCCAACCGGATCAAGGCGGCGGGCGCCCGCGTGGTCCAGATCAACACCGGCTCGGGCTGCCACCTGGATGCCGGCATGGTGTCCCGAAGCCTGTCCGTCCTTGCCCCCGAGGACCGCTCCGTCCTGCTGATCGAGAACGTCGGCAATCTCGTGTGCCCGGCCCTGTTCGACCTGGGGGAGCGGGCCAAGGTGGTGATCATGTCGGTGACCGAGGGCCACGACAAGCCGCTCAAGTACCCGCAGATGTTCCGGGCGGGGGAGCTGATGGTGATCAACAAGGTGGACCTGGTGCCCTACGTGAACTTCGACGTCGAGCAGTGCATCACCTACGCCCGCCAGATCAACCCGAAACTGGAGGTGGTGTCGGTGTCGGCCACCCGGGGCGACGGCCTGGAGGGCTGGTACGACTGGCTGCGCGCTCAGCGCTGA
- the hypA gene encoding hydrogenase maturation nickel metallochaperone HypA: protein MHELSVTESVISAVTEKVGERGVQRVTLEIGKLSGVVAESVYFYFEMCSEGTPLEGAKLEIVEIPGRARCRTCGADLELEDMIALCECGSADLEILGGEQLKIKEVEVAE from the coding sequence GTGCACGAGCTGTCGGTCACCGAGAGCGTCATCAGCGCCGTCACCGAGAAGGTGGGGGAGCGCGGCGTCCAGCGGGTGACGTTGGAGATCGGGAAGCTGTCCGGCGTGGTGGCCGAATCGGTGTACTTCTACTTCGAGATGTGCAGCGAGGGGACCCCGCTGGAGGGCGCCAAGCTCGAGATCGTCGAGATCCCCGGCCGGGCCCGCTGCCGTACGTGCGGCGCCGACCTGGAGCTGGAGGACATGATCGCCCTGTGCGAGTGTGGCAGCGCCGACCTGGAGATCCTGGGCGGCGAGCAGCTCAAGATCAAGGAAGTGGAGGTGGCGGAGTAG
- a CDS encoding VIT1/CCC1 transporter family protein — translation MSEREGPDGQPLVRATPEVTRRLLDAWRGEIEARAVYEALAAREKDERRASVLRRMAGGEAGHLERVENRMRALNIPIPDPARVRLSSWQRLQVRVAPVERVLAAREAAENDEIVTGYGEPTGDPATDELFASIRRDEQAHARHIGTLSGELPPSLGGGTNQPKRRLDQILARESWHQRGSGWISGAIYGANDGLAAVFGIVSGVSGATGGSHFVLTAGLAGALASALSMATGAFLAERSIAEVSAANVEQERREVEQNPDEEREEVSLYYQLKGLSEADANELAGKLARSKEGLLPVLIAEELGGAQGGENPTQAALAAGLSTGLGAMVPVLPFFWLHGITAVIWAAVVSLIAHFLVGAAKSLVTLRTWWSAGFEMTMAGVIVGGCTYAAGLLFH, via the coding sequence GTGAGCGAACGCGAGGGGCCCGACGGGCAGCCGCTGGTGCGCGCCACCCCCGAGGTGACCCGGCGGCTCCTGGACGCCTGGCGGGGCGAGATCGAAGCCCGGGCGGTGTACGAGGCATTGGCCGCCCGGGAGAAGGACGAGCGCCGGGCCAGCGTGCTCCGGCGGATGGCCGGCGGGGAGGCGGGCCACCTCGAGCGGGTGGAGAACCGGATGCGGGCCCTCAACATCCCCATCCCGGACCCCGCCCGCGTGCGGCTGTCCTCCTGGCAGCGCCTGCAGGTCCGGGTCGCCCCGGTCGAGCGGGTGCTCGCCGCCCGCGAGGCCGCCGAGAACGACGAGATCGTCACCGGCTACGGCGAGCCCACCGGCGACCCGGCCACCGACGAGCTCTTCGCATCGATCCGGCGCGACGAGCAGGCGCACGCCCGCCACATCGGGACCCTGTCCGGGGAACTCCCCCCTTCGCTCGGGGGCGGGACGAACCAGCCCAAGCGCCGGCTGGACCAGATCCTCGCCCGCGAGAGCTGGCACCAGCGCGGCTCCGGGTGGATCTCCGGGGCCATCTACGGTGCCAACGACGGCCTGGCGGCGGTCTTCGGCATTGTCTCGGGCGTCTCGGGCGCCACCGGCGGCTCGCACTTCGTGCTGACCGCCGGGCTGGCGGGCGCCCTTGCATCCGCCCTCTCGATGGCCACCGGGGCGTTCCTGGCCGAGCGCTCGATCGCCGAGGTCTCCGCGGCCAACGTCGAGCAGGAGCGCCGGGAGGTCGAGCAGAACCCCGACGAGGAGCGGGAGGAGGTCTCGCTCTACTACCAGCTGAAGGGTCTGAGCGAGGCGGACGCCAACGAGCTGGCGGGCAAGCTCGCCCGCAGTAAGGAGGGCCTCCTGCCCGTCCTCATCGCCGAGGAGCTGGGGGGCGCCCAGGGGGGCGAGAACCCCACGCAGGCGGCGCTGGCCGCCGGGCTCAGCACCGGGCTGGGGGCCATGGTGCCGGTGCTCCCCTTCTTCTGGCTCCACGGCATCACGGCGGTCATCTGGGCCGCCGTCGTCTCCCTGATCGCCCACTTTTTGGTGGGCGCCGCCAAGTCGCTGGTCACGCTGCGCACCTGGTGGTCGGCGGGCTTCGAGATGACGATGGCGGGCGTCATCGTGGGCGGTTGCACCTATGCGGCCGGGCTCCTGTTCCACTGA
- a CDS encoding MauE/DoxX family redox-associated membrane protein — protein sequence MTLVLVCRILLAIVLAGAGIGKLQDLDDSRQQVVDFGLPYSLARPIGTLLPGLELAIGVALLIGPLAWWAAWAALGLVGAFALGIGWNMAVGRRPDCRCFGSLHIATIGWKTLCRNLLLMALAAVVLARL from the coding sequence ATGACCCTCGTGCTGGTGTGCCGGATCCTCCTCGCCATCGTTCTGGCCGGCGCCGGCATCGGCAAGCTCCAGGATCTCGACGACTCCCGCCAGCAGGTGGTGGACTTTGGTCTGCCCTACTCGCTCGCCCGCCCCATCGGCACGCTGCTGCCCGGCCTGGAGCTGGCCATCGGGGTGGCCCTGCTGATCGGCCCGCTGGCCTGGTGGGCCGCCTGGGCCGCCCTGGGGCTGGTCGGGGCCTTCGCCCTGGGCATCGGCTGGAACATGGCAGTGGGCCGTCGGCCGGACTGCCGGTGCTTCGGTTCCCTGCACATCGCCACCATCGGGTGGAAGACCCTCTGCCGGAACCTACTCCTGATGGCGCTGGCGGCGGTGGTGCTGGCCCGGCTCTGA
- a CDS encoding S8 family serine peptidase: MGHSIEVAHHGVAAQVRLSPSTGLRVALALLASVFGLVMALPPSALAAVAVNDPLFSQQWGLQQIGAPNAWSFATGKNVTVGIVDTGIDLGHQDLAGKVVASTNCIGANADPTKCTGSAQDDNGHGTHVAGIIAADTNNGTGIAGVAPDAKLLVAKALDGTGAGADADVEAGIEWVVNKGAQVVNLSLGDGGTLPLGLGGTTGLSQPLLDGINYAWQHGAVPVLAAGNTGFGVGSGLLGQLLGATAAYGTLTALIVGATGPTGAVANYSSQLTSDNWAVVAPGGANDGNKADDVMSTYWVNGKTNQYTTLAGTSMATPHVTGAVADLLSMGYTQGGAVSQILSSADKGVACGQACSGLLDLSKAVGGPATPAPSGAGAASSPNPLVALLNALGI; encoded by the coding sequence ATGGGTCACAGCATCGAGGTAGCGCACCATGGTGTCGCCGCACAGGTCCGTCTCTCACCCAGCACCGGGCTCCGGGTAGCCCTCGCACTCCTGGCCAGCGTCTTCGGCTTGGTCATGGCGCTCCCGCCGTCGGCGCTCGCCGCAGTCGCAGTCAACGATCCGCTGTTCTCGCAGCAGTGGGGGTTGCAGCAGATCGGGGCGCCGAACGCATGGAGCTTCGCCACGGGCAAGAACGTGACTGTGGGCATCGTCGACACCGGGATCGACCTGGGTCACCAGGATCTGGCCGGCAAGGTGGTCGCCTCCACCAACTGCATCGGGGCCAACGCCGACCCGACGAAGTGCACGGGCAGCGCCCAGGATGACAACGGGCACGGCACCCACGTGGCGGGCATCATCGCCGCCGACACCAACAACGGGACCGGGATCGCGGGCGTGGCCCCGGACGCCAAGCTGCTGGTGGCCAAGGCCCTGGACGGCACGGGCGCCGGTGCCGACGCCGACGTCGAGGCGGGCATCGAATGGGTGGTCAACAAGGGCGCCCAGGTGGTCAACCTCAGCCTTGGAGATGGCGGCACCCTGCCGCTCGGCCTGGGTGGCACCACCGGGCTGTCGCAGCCACTGCTGGACGGCATCAACTACGCCTGGCAGCACGGGGCGGTCCCGGTGCTGGCCGCCGGCAACACCGGGTTCGGGGTCGGGAGCGGGCTGCTCGGCCAGCTGCTGGGGGCCACGGCCGCGTACGGGACCCTCACCGCCCTCATCGTGGGCGCCACCGGCCCCACCGGCGCCGTCGCCAACTACTCCAGCCAGCTCACCAGCGACAACTGGGCAGTGGTGGCGCCCGGTGGCGCCAACGACGGCAACAAGGCAGACGACGTCATGTCGACCTACTGGGTGAACGGCAAGACCAACCAGTACACCACCCTGGCCGGCACCTCGATGGCCACCCCGCACGTGACCGGGGCGGTCGCCGACCTGCTCTCGATGGGCTACACCCAGGGTGGCGCGGTCTCCCAGATCCTCAGCTCGGCGGACAAGGGCGTTGCCTGCGGGCAGGCGTGCTCGGGGCTGCTCGACCTTTCGAAGGCGGTCGGCGGGCCTGCCACACCGGCCCCGTCGGGCGCCGGTGCAGCCTCCTCGCCGAACCCGCTGGTGGCACTGCTCAACGCACTCGGGATCTAG
- a CDS encoding fibronectin type III domain-containing protein has product MAAVLAVLLSAGLLLAPAAVEVPGAAGRAASGPLLVAAGDISCDNACAQDTTAGLLGGLGSISALALLGDEQYPSGYPGAAWLNSNAFQGTGTTLTMYQSEYANSGWAGYNAVARPVPGYYDWGDLAETDSGPLQQQPAYFSYFSRDFPGGANAGTNETGSVNCGSRATSCSDWYSYSVGSWTVIALDSECAAVGGCGTGSAEETFLRQSLAAAANSCILAYWHTPAFTNSNLGDDSEFAAFWNDLYKAHAAIVLGGHAHDYEHLVPMNTGGVADLPEGLTEFVVGTGGAPSDSIQSGHPAVYQESGTPGVLALTLAPGSADFSFVTPGGSPDRGTVYCITPPAAPTGVVATAGNRAVQVSWNASATRPPRTYTVIPMVNGVAQAGVSQTVSGSTLQAVINGLTNGTSYTFEVVASNSLGTSPAATSNPATPVAVPAPPTNVAAQAGNGYASVTWTPPADTGGSALTAFTVTPHGGTSALAPVTVGPSATRLVVTGLANGTAYTFTVTASNGQGTSLPSSPSSAVTPVASGGPPPAGNPDQGYWLVASDGGIFNYGDAGFFGSAGAIHLNKPIVGMAAVPRGGGYWLVASDGGIFNYGDAAFAGSAGAIHLNQPIVGMAPGPGGAGYWLVASDGGIFNYGTPFLGSAGSIHLNRPIVGLAVPPDGAGYWLVASDGGIFNYGDASFEGSAGGRPLNRPVVGAAG; this is encoded by the coding sequence GTGGCCGCCGTCCTCGCAGTACTCCTGAGCGCCGGGCTGCTCCTGGCCCCGGCGGCAGTCGAGGTCCCGGGCGCCGCCGGCCGGGCGGCCTCCGGCCCGCTCCTGGTGGCTGCGGGGGACATCTCCTGCGACAACGCGTGCGCCCAGGACACCACCGCCGGCCTGCTGGGCGGGCTCGGATCGATCAGCGCCCTGGCACTGCTGGGTGACGAGCAGTACCCGTCGGGCTACCCGGGCGCCGCCTGGCTGAACTCGAACGCCTTCCAGGGCACCGGCACCACGCTCACGATGTACCAGTCGGAGTACGCCAACAGCGGCTGGGCGGGCTACAACGCGGTGGCCCGCCCGGTGCCGGGGTACTACGACTGGGGCGACCTGGCGGAGACCGACAGCGGCCCGCTCCAGCAGCAGCCGGCCTACTTCTCGTACTTCTCCCGGGACTTCCCGGGCGGCGCCAACGCCGGCACGAACGAGACCGGCAGCGTGAACTGCGGGTCGCGCGCCACCAGTTGCAGCGACTGGTACTCGTACAGCGTCGGGTCCTGGACCGTGATCGCACTGGACAGCGAGTGCGCCGCGGTCGGCGGCTGCGGCACCGGCTCGGCCGAGGAGACGTTCCTGCGCCAGAGCCTGGCGGCGGCGGCCAACAGTTGCATCCTTGCCTACTGGCACACCCCGGCGTTCACCAACTCCAACCTGGGCGACGACTCCGAGTTCGCTGCGTTCTGGAACGACCTGTACAAGGCCCACGCCGCCATCGTGCTCGGGGGCCACGCCCATGACTACGAGCACCTGGTGCCGATGAACACCGGCGGGGTCGCGGACCTGCCCGAGGGCCTCACCGAGTTCGTCGTGGGCACCGGCGGGGCGCCCTCCGACTCCATCCAGAGCGGCCACCCGGCGGTGTACCAGGAGTCGGGCACGCCCGGCGTCCTGGCGCTCACGCTGGCCCCCGGAAGCGCCGACTTCTCGTTCGTCACCCCGGGAGGGTCACCCGACCGCGGCACCGTCTACTGCATCACGCCGCCCGCCGCCCCCACCGGGGTCGTGGCCACGGCGGGCAACAGGGCGGTCCAGGTGTCCTGGAACGCCTCCGCCACCCGGCCTCCCCGCACGTACACCGTCATCCCGATGGTGAATGGGGTGGCGCAGGCCGGGGTCAGCCAGACCGTGAGCGGGTCCACCCTCCAGGCCGTGATCAACGGCCTCACCAACGGGACCTCGTACACCTTCGAGGTGGTGGCCTCGAACAGCCTGGGCACGAGCCCGGCGGCCACGTCCAACCCGGCCACCCCGGTGGCGGTCCCGGCGCCCCCCACCAACGTGGCCGCCCAGGCGGGGAACGGCTACGCCTCCGTCACCTGGACCCCGCCGGCGGACACCGGCGGCAGCGCCCTGACTGCCTTCACCGTGACGCCCCATGGCGGGACTTCGGCGCTGGCGCCGGTCACCGTGGGACCGTCGGCGACCCGCCTCGTGGTCACCGGCCTGGCCAACGGCACCGCCTACACCTTCACGGTCACGGCCAGCAACGGCCAGGGCACCAGCCTGCCGTCATCGCCCTCCAGTGCCGTGACCCCGGTCGCCTCGGGCGGGCCTCCCCCGGCAGGCAATCCCGACCAGGGCTACTGGCTGGTGGCCAGCGACGGGGGGATCTTCAACTACGGCGATGCCGGGTTCTTCGGCTCGGCGGGCGCCATCCACCTGAACAAGCCGATCGTGGGCATGGCGGCCGTTCCCCGCGGCGGCGGGTACTGGCTCGTCGCCAGCGACGGGGGCATCTTCAACTACGGCGACGCGGCCTTCGCCGGGTCGGCCGGGGCGATCCACCTCAACCAACCGATCGTGGGTATGGCTCCCGGCCCCGGAGGGGCTGGGTACTGGCTGGTGGCCTCCGACGGCGGGATCTTCAACTACGGGACCCCGTTCCTCGGCTCGGCCGGCAGCATCCACCTGAACCGGCCCATCGTGGGCCTGGCCGTGCCACCGGACGGCGCCGGGTACTGGCTGGTGGCCTCCGACGGCGGGATCTTCAACTACGGCGACGCCTCATTCGAGGGCTCGGCGGGCGGCAGGCCGCTCAACAGGCCGGTCGTGGGGGCCGCGGGATGA